One stretch of Periplaneta americana isolate PAMFEO1 chromosome 1, P.americana_PAMFEO1_priV1, whole genome shotgun sequence DNA includes these proteins:
- the LOC138707610 gene encoding UDP-glucosyltransferase 2-like has translation MWTEVLLLATLQLMSTGLQGAESARILSLLNVASPSHYIFNRPLMLALANRGHQMTVVSPDASKDNVPNLTNIKLEGVYDTMRDDFDFENLGDTTASGIITVLFEWADFVCQKEFKSDGAKKLLNYPSSAQFDLIIVEAGWAECFYGFIQKFGSPPVVATSPYGLTPWMDAAFGAPDNPSYMPASILPYTSSMTFTQKLYNAFIHYYHLYRYLYEHIPNMEAMAKEFFKQDLPSFVDIQRNFSLVLENTVFGLEDARPLTPNIISIGGMHVKEKPDPLPKDLQKYLDEAKDGFIYFSLGTNLRSDALILSKRQALLDAFSELPQRILWKFESENLPGMPPNVKISKWLPQSDILAHPNIRMFISHCGKMSTSEATYRGVPVVGVPFFVDQFFIMQNLISKGMGVYLDHHTMTKESVVKAIREILNNASYEANSKKMSELLRDHQNSALDRAVFWTEYVIRHKGAPHLRSAGAELYWYEYLLLDVLLVVVAAGLAVILVVYWVFRALLNMLFSNPTKKMKQN, from the exons ATGTGGACAGAAGTGCTGCTTCTCGCTACTCTACAGTTGATGAGTACAGGCTTGCAGGGAGCAGAGAGTGCAAGGATATTAAGTCTGTTGAACGTAGCTTCGCCGAGTCATTACATATTCAATAGACCCTTAATGTTAGCACTTGCCAACAGAGGTCACCAG ATGACAGTGGTAAGCCCCGATGCCAGTAAGGATAATGTTCCTAATCTAACAAACATCAAACTGGAAGGAGTTTATGACACAATGAGAGATGACTTCGATTTTGAAAACTTAGGTGATACTACTGCCAGCGGTATTATTACCGTTTTGTTTGAGTGGGCCGATTTTGTTTGTCAGAAGGAATTTAAGTCAGACGGGGCGAAGAAGCTACTCAACTATCCATCAAGTGCCCAATTTGACCTCATTATCGTCGAAGCCGGTTGGGCCGAATGCTTCTATGGGTTCATACAGAAATTCGGGTCGCCGCCTGTGGTTGCTACATCACCGTACGGACTTACTCCGTGGATGGATGCAGCCTTTGGGGCCCCGGACAACCCTTCCTACATGCCTGCTTCTATCCTACCTTACACTAGTAGCATGACATTCACACAAAAGCTCTACAATGCCTTCATCCATTACTATCACCTTTATAGATATCTGTATGAACATATACCCAACATGGAAGCCATGGCGAAGGAGTTCTTCAAGCAGGACTTGCCGTCTTTCGTGGATATTCAAAGAAATTTCAGCTTAGTTCTTGAAAACACTGTATTTGGACTGGAAGACGCCAGACCGTTGACGcctaatataatatcaattggtGGAATGCACGTTAAAGAGAAGCCCGATCCTTTGCCGAag GACCTGCAGAAATATTTGGATGAAGCGAaggatggatttatttattttagtctcGGCACAAATCTCCGGAGCGACGCTTTGATACTAAGTAAACGGCAAGCGCTACTGGATGCATTTTCAGAATTGCCTCAGAGAATTCTCTGGAAATTTGAATCTGAAAATCTTCCCGGAATGCCGCCCAACGTCAAAATAAGCAAATGGCTGCCACAGAGTGACATCCTAG CACATCCCAACATCCGCATGTTTATTAGTCATTGTGGCAAGATGAGCACATCAGAAGCGACATACAGAGGAGTTCCCGTTGTTGGGGTACCTTTCTTCGTAGATCAGTTTTTCATCATGCAGAACCTCATCAGTAAAGGAATGGGAGTGTATCTGGATCATCACACTATGACGAAGGAGAGCGTCGTCAAAGCTATCAGAGAAATCCTCAACAATGCCAG CTACGAAGCCAACTCGAAGAAAATGTCCGAGTTGTTAAGAGATCACCAGAATTCAGCCTTAGATCGAGCAGTGTTCTGGACGGAATACGTCATCAGACACAAGGGGGCGCCACATCTGCGTTCAGCAGGAGCTGAACTGTATTGGTACGAGTACCTTCTGCTCGACGTGTTGTTGGTTGTGGTCGCAGCGGGACTTGCTGTAATTCTGGTAGTTTACTGGGTGTTCAGAGCATTATTAAATATGTTGTTCTCAAATCCAACCAAGAAGATGAAACAGAATTGA